One genomic segment of Paenibacillus xylanexedens includes these proteins:
- a CDS encoding DNA adenine methylase has translation MKIQKSPLRYPGSKSDLSPYVEKVIHNNDLNGCHLIEPFAGGASISLTLLQKGIVGKVTLLEFDPLVYCFWESVFKYTDQLCEMIEETPITIGVWERFQIYKGIDIPLKNNILELGFAGLFLNRTSFSGILKGGPLGGKEQLSTYKIDCRFNKQKIIETIKFISLFSDRVNVKWGNSLKYLSNLKKKTSQEKTFLYVDPPYYDKGKSLYRKYFTERDHKALYRRLTSLQYPWLLSYDDCPFITYLYSHSKTDLKKQNLFFDYSAGGSKKKQEILISNLEIPPIAHVKNESIII, from the coding sequence TTGAAAATTCAAAAAAGTCCGTTGCGATATCCTGGTAGCAAAAGTGATCTAAGTCCCTATGTAGAAAAAGTTATTCACAACAACGACTTAAATGGTTGTCACCTGATAGAGCCCTTCGCAGGAGGGGCATCAATTTCTTTAACGCTTTTACAGAAAGGAATTGTAGGTAAAGTAACATTACTAGAGTTTGATCCTTTGGTTTATTGTTTTTGGGAAAGTGTCTTTAAATATACAGATCAACTTTGTGAGATGATCGAAGAAACGCCTATAACGATTGGAGTATGGGAAAGATTTCAAATATATAAAGGTATAGATATCCCGTTGAAAAATAACATACTGGAACTTGGATTTGCGGGTTTGTTTCTTAATAGAACTAGTTTCTCTGGGATTTTAAAAGGTGGACCCCTTGGGGGGAAAGAACAGTTAAGCACTTATAAAATTGATTGCCGATTTAATAAACAGAAGATTATCGAAACAATTAAGTTCATTTCTTTATTTAGTGATAGAGTTAATGTGAAATGGGGTAATTCGCTAAAATATTTGAGTAATCTGAAAAAAAAAACATCCCAAGAAAAGACCTTTCTATATGTTGATCCCCCCTACTATGACAAAGGTAAGTCATTGTATAGGAAATATTTCACAGAAAGGGATCATAAAGCACTCTACAGAAGATTGACATCTTTACAATATCCTTGGCTTTTAAGTTATGATGATTGTCCATTTATTACTTATCTGTATTCTCATTCTAAAACTGATTTAAAAAAACAAAATTTATTTTTTGACTATTCTGCAGGTGGTAGTAAAAAAAAGCAAGAAATATTAATCTCTAACCTGGAGATTCCTCCTATAGCACATGTTAAAAATGAATCAATTATTATTTGA
- a CDS encoding helix-turn-helix domain-containing protein — MEDREILNLVGARIKVLRKEKGLSQEALGEKGGFHFTYIGQVERGEKNVSLVNLAKIAEALEVNISQLFAYVNEDMEINESEAVIQDIVSMLRNSEFYSIDLARNVVREIIKGLDSTTNSSHNSNRAK, encoded by the coding sequence GTGGAAGACAGAGAAATTTTAAATTTAGTCGGCGCTCGAATCAAGGTTTTAAGGAAAGAGAAGGGACTATCCCAGGAGGCACTTGGAGAAAAAGGTGGATTTCATTTTACATACATCGGACAAGTTGAACGTGGGGAAAAGAATGTATCTTTGGTTAACTTGGCTAAAATCGCTGAAGCCCTGGAGGTAAATATATCGCAGTTGTTCGCTTATGTTAATGAAGATATGGAGATCAACGAGTCGGAGGCTGTAATTCAGGATATTGTGAGTATGCTAAGGAATTCTGAATTCTATAGTATTGATCTAGCAAGAAATGTCGTACGTGAAATTATTAAAGGGTTAGATTCAACCACGAATTCATCACATAACAGTAATAGAGCAAAGTAA
- a CDS encoding WXG100 family type VII secretion target has translation MSTIKVTPEQLLHVSRQIEQGRQQLEGIRNDLTARIGFIQSQWAGATQERFFYDFQQSRPVLDRALESMVQSSQDLMGIAERFDQADQEQVSLGAVAGQIAAHTLMNHNTGNPEEQRRMVYNPLFGVNMPASEAEDGMPGQKEFVKYWEQGGTYEEMRAGPKQPESGGGDIYDEQISAFKEGHHPVTGESIPAWQAAVSIGGLQTAKLVLAFTGMYNRGYKVPKEGLGFPKGMIGGRITVSNERINHASLGDFNSKNRLINGGHGQDNINYLLKNKIPFNITKEYENGVRVGNIPNHKNKAKRSGEGQTWFPKEWTSEDIKKSGEHVANLPENRVKGDGEWMFGNYNNVRVGVIKNDGQIGTITPDNSRQP, from the coding sequence ATGAGTACAATTAAAGTAACACCAGAGCAACTACTCCATGTATCCAGGCAGATTGAGCAGGGCAGGCAGCAGTTGGAAGGTATACGTAATGACCTGACTGCACGGATCGGCTTCATCCAGTCTCAGTGGGCGGGAGCAACGCAGGAACGATTTTTCTATGATTTTCAGCAGTCACGTCCTGTACTGGATCGAGCACTGGAAAGTATGGTACAGTCCTCTCAGGATCTAATGGGGATTGCCGAGAGATTCGACCAAGCAGATCAGGAACAGGTGAGCTTGGGAGCCGTTGCTGGACAGATTGCTGCCCATACATTGATGAACCATAATACAGGTAACCCAGAAGAGCAACGACGAATGGTATATAATCCTTTGTTTGGAGTTAACATGCCTGCCAGTGAAGCAGAGGATGGGATGCCAGGGCAAAAGGAGTTTGTTAAGTATTGGGAACAGGGTGGCACCTATGAAGAAATGAGAGCTGGACCGAAGCAACCGGAGTCTGGCGGTGGGGATATATATGATGAACAGATTAGTGCATTTAAGGAAGGTCATCATCCCGTAACTGGAGAATCCATACCTGCATGGCAAGCAGCAGTTTCTATTGGAGGTTTACAGACTGCTAAGCTCGTGTTGGCTTTTACTGGAATGTATAATAGGGGTTATAAGGTTCCGAAAGAAGGATTAGGATTCCCAAAAGGTATGATCGGTGGAAGAATTACAGTAAGCAATGAAAGAATTAACCATGCTTCACTTGGGGATTTCAATTCTAAAAATAGATTGATCAATGGTGGTCACGGTCAAGATAATATTAATTACTTACTTAAAAATAAGATCCCATTTAACATTACTAAAGAATATGAAAACGGTGTACGAGTTGGTAATATACCAAACCACAAAAACAAAGCAAAGCGAAGTGGAGAGGGACAAACATGGTTCCCTAAGGAGTGGACATCGGAAGACATCAAAAAGTCAGGTGAGCATGTAGCAAATCTGCCTGAGAATAGAGTTAAGGGTGACGGTGAATGGATGTTTGGAAACTATAATAACGTTAGAGTAGGAGTGATCAAGAACGATGGACAGATCGGAACAATTACTCCAGATAACTCAAGACAACCGTAA